Genomic segment of Photobacterium profundum SS9:
CATATTCATTAATAGCTAAAATAAACTATATTGAGGTTGTAATTTTGGAGAAGTATCATTAATTAATTCAACATTATCATAGTGATTAACCCAAGCCATATTACTTCGAGGAAATTCGACTTTTAGTGCCTTTTTAATCACTTTTTTAACATCGGCAATATCACCTATAGTAACTTGTTCTATATAGCCAAACTGCATTATTTTGAATTTATCATTCGTACTTTTAACGACTCGAAATCCACGATCTCTTTTAAACGTCAACACTTCAAATGCATCACCCAATTGCATTGCTTTCATAAAACGTTCACATGAAGACTTAACTTGACCAATATGTAACTTTGACATGTCTACCTCATTACTCTTAATCAAGAAGAGTCGTTTTAGCTAATAACTTACAAAACTGTGCTTTGATTAATACTTCGCTGATAAATATCACCGTAATGGTTTGTTTAACAACAGTAAAAGCCACTCGACATGCCATATTTCCATCAACCACCACTTTATATTCCAATACTCGTTGCTGTTGATATCTCGCATGGTTTACGGGTTTAATCTTACCGTTGTATTGATTTAATAAATTGGGTAAACGTTCACGAACGTCGCAAAGAATCTCCGTTTGAGAGCTAGCGTACTGATAAAAAAACTTACGTAAGTGACGATTATCATCAATACAAATATTCATCTATCACCTAATTCAAAAATACCTTAACACTATATTCATCACATACTACGCCCACTAAAATTAATATGAGATACAAACAGACTTAACTAGTGATTCACTTTTACTTAATTAGATCCCCAAGTCACCTCAAGATGCTCGTTTCAACGGGGATTTAGAACATCAACACACTCACTACCATGTGCCATCAACACAAAATAAAACCAATAAATCATAACGTTGCAGTTCATTTCTATTTTTATCGAAATATATAATTGACAGCGAATCACCCAAGGCTTATTATTTCGACACTTCCAGAAACAATGAATCAATTTAAGGCAATATTATGAGTCCTGAAATTATCGGTATGGCAAAAGAAGCCGCTAACATGTTTGCATTTCTTGCCACAGAATTAGTTATTTTATTCTTGGTCGTCAGTTATCTTGTTGGTATTTTGCAAGAGTTTCTAACACCCGCAAAAATTCAATCCATTTTAAGCTCACGTAACGGTAAAGGTTACTTCATTGCAGCATTACTCGGTGCAATTACACCGTTCTGTTCATGTTCTACTATTCCTTTTTTAAAAGGTTTATTACGAGCACGTGCTGGGTTTGGCCCGATGATGGTGTTCTTATTCTCTAGCCCACTTTTAAACCCTATTATTATTGGCTTATTCGTGGTTACTTTTGGCGTTAAGGTAGCTGTATTTTACTTCCTAACGGCGATGATCGTGTCGGTAACATCGGGAATTGTGCTTGAAAAACTTGGTTTTGAACGCTATGTAAAGCCTGAAGCCTACGAAGCTGCTGATTCAGCATCCTCATGTGGCACAACGTGTGGTGATTCAAAGCCAAAAGTTGAAACGACATCTTGTGGCGACACGAAAAAGGAAGCGATTGCAGAAACACAGGTAATGGCGGCATGTGGTGTGGGTGAACCCGCACTGGTGACAGCAACCTGTGGGGCAAATAATTCTACGGTGAGCTCTGCATGTGGTTCAACAGCTGGATCTGCAACATCATCATCATGTGGTACAGCAAAAGAAACCAAAGCAGATAACCGTTGGATGCGCATTTGGAATGCAACATGGAAAGACTTTAAACAAGTATTACCGTACTTATTACTCGGTATCTTGTTGGGTTCATTCATTTACGGCTTTATTCCAACAGATTTAATCGTGCACTATGCAGGTGAAGGCAATTGGTATGCTATTCCTGTTGCTGCTGTTACTGGTATCCCACTGTATATTCGAGCAGAAGCGGTTATTCCACTTAGTTCTGCTTTAGTGGCAAAAGGGATGGCGATGGGATCAGTAATGGCATTGATCATTGGTAGTGCTGGTGCAAGTTTAACTGAAGTTATTTTGCTTAAATCTATCTTCAAAAATCAAATGATTGCAGCGTTTTTAACCGTAATCATAACGATGGCCATTGGCGCAGGTTACCTATATACCTTCATCTTTGCTTAATCTCGATTTATAGCAGAGAACCAAGCACTTAACGGCAACTTGCATAATTTAGTATTACCATAAGTTCGGGTCACTATAGTGACCCTTTTCGAACAACAACAAATAGACGATTTATGTCGAACTAAAAGTTAATTGGATGTATGTTTTATTGGATCATCTTGAAATAGATATTTATCGTAATGATTGTCATCAACTGACGATGCTGCATACAAAGCATTTTTGGTACTTTCTAAATGATTCCACATCGCTTCTTTTGCAAGATGTGGAGACTTCATCATAAATCCTTGAATGATACTTTTATGCTCGTCATCCCAAGTATTCAGGCTATTTTCATCTATATGTTCATGAAGCTTTAACCATAAAGGGTTTTGATCTCTGCCAAACCACATAAGCTCAACAATTAAACTCAACACAGAGTTATTAGTAATCTCACCAATTTTATGGTGAAATGTTTTATCCCATTCAGAGTCGCGACGGTTATTATCTTGTAGCCCTGCTTGCTGAATCTTGTTTAATTCATCAATATCAGCTTTAGTAACCTGCGTGGCGGCAAATCCCACTATCGAGCATTCGATTAACTGCCTAGCCTGCAACATTTCAAAAGGACCTACACCTTTTAGTTCTTCAACCATATGTCGGACAAACAACTCTATTTCATCGCCTTTATCTTCTTTATTAACAGAAAGCTGGCTGACTACATGTATCCCAGAGCCTTTTTTTACTTCAACGAAACCTTTCAATTCAAGCATAATCACAGCTTCACGAACGACGGTACGACTCACGCTAAATTCTTCAGCAATGATTCTTTCTGAAGGAAGCTTAGTACCTACTGGATATTTTCCAGAGATGATTAATTGACTTATCTTTTCGCCTAAATCCTGATATAGCCGTTTGTTGCCCAATTGATACTCTCCAATTTAGTCTCATCTTACTTATGAGTTGAAAAGATATTATACCAGTTTAAAA
This window contains:
- a CDS encoding permease, whose translation is MSPEIIGMAKEAANMFAFLATELVILFLVVSYLVGILQEFLTPAKIQSILSSRNGKGYFIAALLGAITPFCSCSTIPFLKGLLRARAGFGPMMVFLFSSPLLNPIIIGLFVVTFGVKVAVFYFLTAMIVSVTSGIVLEKLGFERYVKPEAYEAADSASSCGTTCGDSKPKVETTSCGDTKKEAIAETQVMAACGVGEPALVTATCGANNSTVSSACGSTAGSATSSSCGTAKETKADNRWMRIWNATWKDFKQVLPYLLLGILLGSFIYGFIPTDLIVHYAGEGNWYAIPVAAVTGIPLYIRAEAVIPLSSALVAKGMAMGSVMALIIGSAGASLTEVILLKSIFKNQMIAAFLTVIITMAIGAGYLYTFIFA
- a CDS encoding GntR family transcriptional regulator yields the protein MGNKRLYQDLGEKISQLIISGKYPVGTKLPSERIIAEEFSVSRTVVREAVIMLELKGFVEVKKGSGIHVVSQLSVNKEDKGDEIELFVRHMVEELKGVGPFEMLQARQLIECSIVGFAATQVTKADIDELNKIQQAGLQDNNRRDSEWDKTFHHKIGEITNNSVLSLIVELMWFGRDQNPLWLKLHEHIDENSLNTWDDEHKSIIQGFMMKSPHLAKEAMWNHLESTKNALYAASSVDDNHYDKYLFQDDPIKHTSN